The segment GGTCACCAAAATTAACCCCTTAATCCTAATTTAAGGTGTCATTAAGGTGACCTAACAAGGTCACGACCCAGtcggtgaccttgcttggggatggtcttagagTTACTATCTAAATTTTGATGACGAAGTTTCCAAATTTAGGTAAAAATTAGTATCACTCATATGTATACCATGGATTTATTGACTGCAAACCTGAAACTGTAACGCAACTAattaaggctccgtttggcacgacacttcaggtagcttatttgaccaaagtagcttatttgaccaaaatttcagctacctgatttttttgcaagtgtttggcaagtagcttatttgatcaaataaggtacctgaaatgaaatgctacctcatgTAGCATTTgggaaatcaggtacctgaaataacttatttttcattttgtacctctttattctataatattaaataattttcatatccttttaggtcatttaccaaaatcagctacattttcagctagtttgtcaaacacatttttatataatcagttaccttatcagctcctaatttccAGCTACCTTATTAGTTACCTTTCGAGTTTGATTAGCTTTTCGTTTCACTACCTTTTGAGTGTTTCAAATTTACCTTTTCaagtagttttgccaaacagagcctaaacATGTGGTTGTTTAAGATCGAAATGTTATAGAATGACAATATTTTATGCGGAGTATAATGCAATATAATTTAGCCTCCAATCCTTTGATATAACTAGTCTACCAGACGATTATAATTACTAAATATTCGATTTGACTTAAATAATTTCTTTCATTCTTATATACTCCGTATCATTTATAATTTACATTAGGGTTTCTAACTGCATGGAGAAGTTTTTGCCATATGCCATAGTCATACACAACACATTACATATATACTCATACTAGTTTGTAAAACTCAAATTTATTCCTCCAAATCTTATCACTACAACACGAGGTATAAACTTTCTACGAGTTATTACTAATACTAAGCATCGTCAATTATTTCACAAACTTGTAACAAACCTTAGCCAAATATCTCTTTGTTTGGCATATGCAAGACAATATCCACGCACTAAACGACCTTAACTAGAAACTATAGGTGCTATCACTAATATTATTCTGCAGTGGCAGACCCAGACTTTAAAAGCCGGTGGTGCACGTTTTCACTCAACACTAAAACTAACGTGAGTCAATCGGCCAAAATAGAATATAAGCAaggaaaatttgatttaaaaagTAAACTTCAAAGTATCCTACAAAAAAGAACccaaattttaatttatttaaaataagCCGAACTTATCAACTATTTGTAcgaaaaaatatactccgtaataTATATTTCACCATTGATGAAACAGCCCCAAATAAAGATGATGAAAATTCATTTGCCTTTTTTGGTAGGTTTCAAAACGAGTTAATACTTATATCAATCTAACATAAAACGTATTATTTcctccgtctcaattatttgtttatcttttttatTCTTTGAAGCAAGGGGCATTTAAGTAAAGGTAACAAATGATTGGAACGAGGAGTGTATatcatttatttgaaatttgtaaAACAATACAATAGCTAAACTCACATTAACAATTACGGAGTAACATTTACACCACATATACAATGCAAACTTGAATATGAATAATAAGAAGCTCGCGAGAACCAAATAGGAGTAGTGCGTGAATTTTGTAGTAACTGATAGACAaacaaaaagaaaggggaagtgGAAAAAGTATACATAGGAAAAGGTATTGATGGGGCAGTGGGGGTTCGAACCTATCCCCTCCTATTCAAAAATCATAGTTCTATCCAATGAACCAAGTTTGGTTTCACCATCATTATGACACGAAACTGATATACATACTTTCTTTCAGGcttttttaaaaatttaaaaaaaaaaaaaaaaccaaaaactgAGGGTGCGCACGTGCGGTGCTGTGCGCACCCCCCGGTCCGCCACTGTTATTCTGGATTGTAGGGAACGATTGCAAGCCTTACAAGGGTGGGAACTCACTTTCGAGAGAAGGGAGTGCAATGCAAGTGCGGATCTAATTGCTAGATGGGTTGTTTCTAATGGCCATAGATCGATTTCGGGTTTGTTTTGGTGGAATCACCCCCACCTTTTGCTATTAACACTTTGTGTAAGGACAGTGTGTATGGAggttcaccaccaccaccaccaccaccacccccacCCCCCGAACTTTGTATGTAACCTTTAATTTATGATTATCTAGTATCAGTTTTAgcaggaaaaaaaaaatatatatatatatatataaaagtttGTGTGCTCACGTTTTCCCATTTCAGGCAAAAGCAAACGTGTCTAATACTCACTTTGTTGGACTATACATGCATCCTAACAATTTTAGATGTTATAAACATAAAACCTATAAAATAGATCATCTTTTATGATTATACGATGTGATATCACTTTGTCCAATTAAATAGACTATACAATCAATTGTGTATATATTATAGTATAGATTTGGAGCTTTATAATAAAGGATTAGAGCTTGCATGTAAAGTTTATGAGCATTATTGTAAattttatgagctcctttatatAAATAATGATCTTAAAAATTTATAACAAAGCGCATTTCCATTTTAGTTTTgatgtaaaaaaaaaagtaaaaataaaccaattttttttaaaaggaCGAAAAAGTTATACACACGCTCAACTAGATGTGTTATGGACTATGGTTGTACAATGCTCCTATATATCTGGATGTATGATCCTATTTGTAAAACCCGTCTAGTGCATAAaagatgtgttttttttttttttttcatgtctttttttttaccatattTGTGAGTTGTGACAATTTTAATTAATATTCACATTTATAACTTTATTAGTAGTTATTTTATCATGTATAGCTATTATTTATCACCTCGTTTAGTATCTTTCTGTAGCTATTGTATAACTTTtaacggtttttctaacgtgtttTTCTAAGGGCACACATTAGTAGTCTAGTTAAAGAATAAATAAGAAGAATATATCATGATGAGAAATGTGAGTATCAACAGTAATTTATAGCATATTTAGTGAAAGATTCTTTTAGTTCTTTCTTTAATTAGATTATCAATGTGTGCCATTAAGTCACAAATCAgaaaaaactaacacaaatcagAAAAACCTAAGTTCTAATTAATTAGTCAAGTGAATTTAGTCTTGCAATAATTTATTTTAAGACGGCTCGCATAAAACTTACTCTATTAACTCACCAAAACATAATGTAATCTAACTTTAGATTATCATCATTATAAtaccatttatttattttttggtagaatgtgagCTTTTTGTATTaatcataaatcaaagttacaaAGGTTCTGACCATCCCATACAAACATAACAACAACTACAAAGCTACCAAATTAGACATTAACACCTAAGCTAAGTAGCCAACTTCTATCCTTACTAGGCACAACATTCTGAATTTTCTGCAAGATACGAGTCCTCACCATAGACTGTACCTCCATGACAACTTTCCTTGGTGAAGTTAAAACCATTGACAGTCTACACTGATTCCTTTGATGCCAAATGCAATACCAACATGCCATTAAGGCCATTTTGCAAACCAGCTTCTGCAGCTTGGTACAGTTCATATTAGAGCCATTCAATCGTCTGTTCAACCAGCTTTCAATCCCATCAATAACCTGTGATCCATAAGCACAGCTGCAAAAAAGATGCTCATGTGTTTCAATAGCTTGTTCACAGATCACACAGCTATCCCTGTCACTAATTTGTAACTGATAAAGCTTATCACGAGTATTCAAACCCTTATGCATAACCATCCATCCAATCATAGAATGCTTAGGTATATTCCATGATGCCCAAACACTATTATACCACTGTATAAGGGGGTGTGGACCCAGTAACCAGTGGCAGCCAGAACTAATGGAGTAGCCCCTAACATCAGCCTGCCAGTGACCCTCCACAAAACCAGCACTCAGAACATATTTAACTTTACAGATATTCCTCCAGTTCCAGTTGGAATCTGGAGGAGGTTGATATGTAGCCCATTCAGCTCCTTTTAGGTAAACATGATCAATCCACAACACCCACAACCTGCTAGCTTTAGTATGAATCCAATTAACTAGGTTACCAAAAGTAGCTTTATTCCACACCTCAGCTTGCTTAATATCAAGCCCTCCTTCCCTTTTCCTACAACACACTTTCTCCCAAGCTATCAGAGGAACCCTGTGATAGTCAGATTCACTACTCCAAAAGAAATTTCTGCAAATAGCTTCAATCCTCCTTATGACTCCCTTGGGAATAAGAAAGATAGAAGCCCAATAATTATGGAGAGTGTTTAACACAGAGTTAATCAAAATGAGTCTTCCTGCATAACTCAACTTCCTTGCACCAATACCTCTGATCTTGTTCACAATTTTATCCAAAAGCATATGACAATCAGCTTTAGATAATCTACCAGGTTAAATTGGTACCCTCAGGTACTTGAAAGGCAAACTTCCTTACTGAAAACCTGAGACCTGAACAATATCCATCCTCACACCATCTGGGACACCATTAAATACAACCTCTGACTTAGCAGCATTAACCCTCAATCCAGATGTTTCAGAAAAGGTAGATAAGGCCCTTAAGAGCAACATATAGACTTGATATCACCCTTACAGAACATTAACAAGTCATCAAAGAAACGAGAAGATGAGTTAACTTCAGACTCTCGCAGAGAGGATGATATCTAAAGTACCATTTTCCAGTGGCATACTCCATGACTCTGGTCAAATATTCCATGCAAATACAGAAGATAAGAGGGGAAATATGATCTCCTTGTCTCAATCCCCTATTACCTTTAAAGAAACCAAACTGTGAACTATTCAAATTAAGAGTATAAGAAGGAGTAGTTATGCAAAGCACTAGCAGCTTCCTAAATTGATCAGGAAAGTTGAGTGCCTGAAGCATTTGATCCACAAACTGCCATTCAATAGTATCATAAGCCTTCTACAGGTCAAGTTTAAACATATATATGGGTGAAGCCATTCCTCTATTATAAAGTCTGACAAGATCTTGACAAATGAGTATGTTTTCAAGGATGCTCCTCCCCTTAACAAAAGCACCTTGATTCCTACTAATGATATCAGGTAGGACCCTTGCCAGTCTGTTATACATAATCTTAGAGATAGCTTTATACATGATATTACAGCATGATATAGGCCTGAAATGCTTCACACTAGAAGGTCTGTCAATTTTAGGGATTAAAGTAATAACAGTTGAATTAATCTGAGCAAGAAGCTGCCCAGATTCAAAAAAATTGATGATAGCTGCACTAATCTCAGTACCAACAATGTCTCAGGCATCCTTGTACAACTGACTCGAATAACCATCAGGTCCTGGTGACTTACCATTAGGTATACTAAAAATGCTGTGTTTAACTTCATCAATGGTAACTGGTTGAGCTAAAATTAGCCCATGCTCCTCAGTACAACAATGACCTCTTCTGACTACATATTGTTGCACTGATATAGTCTGCTCATGGGATCCTAGTAAAGACTGATAATAATCCAGGAAAGCCAATTGAATATCAGACCCCTCAGTACAGAGTTTTCCATCTTTATCTTCAATCTGAAAAAATTTATTCATCATAACCCTCTTTTTAATAGCATGGTGGAAAAAAGAAGTATTCAGATCCCCTTCAATAGACCACTGAAGTTTAGCTTTCTGAGATAAGAAACTATCTCTAGCCACAGTAAGTTCCTTGAGATCACTTGCTAAGTCCAACTCCTGCTGAATAAGACCCAAGTCACCTGGTTTATCAGCTAAAGCTTTCTGAATGTTAGCCGGAGCCAGACCAACAATAGTGGTAGTATTTTCTATGTCAGAAAAGCAAGTATGATTCAACTTTTTGAGAACAGGTTTAAGAGCCTTCAATTTCTTGATCACTCTAAACATCTTGGTGCCAGAGTACACACCCCTCCAGACACTGAGCACACTAGCCTGAAATTCTACAGCTTgaccccacatattaaaatatttaaagctCTTTTTGCCACCTAAATTAGCTCTCTTATTCACCACAGTACAGGGGcagtgacacggctatcgcaaccctatcaaagataaaacctaacggtctcaactaaaatgtagtagaggcagtcgagtatcgaatccacagggaggtaacgcaactaagctgtctatttctaatcctatggtaacaaatggggggtttgattaaatttgattctaaactatGAGTAATAAAAGCGGTAAATTACGATTTAACTACCAAGAAGAGAGGgtcatgtcgggaattcggttcactacgataGTCTAACAACtcggcagtaaatgactcagacgaactaatgcgagacggatgttagaaggtcctttcggtccacttcctatcctaaaataccactaacttaactttcgtcctcattagggtagtctactgtttatagcaggccaatttagtccaatctttcgatccaggattaattgtagccagtttaatgggtgacgtagaagcgtgcactcaactaggtcgggaattacagttaaattgctatagtgacagagtctcttaatcaattcgtccaattcattcactacgtcgtcattattctaccgcagattccctaatcccaacatggaaggggtttagctactcatgttcgtaattaatctaacagcaaaTAAATTCCCaacagaagacataatgaaataatagtaaaatgcaataataaataaactagggcaaagaataaataaagcaaacaaggaattaatgcaacaagaaggttaattattattaagagaagagaggaaattacaatccaagcaaattccggcgtaaagagctcgaaatccgagtgaagcaaatccccaaaatgaaagtaacagtagaagGTAAAAACAACGTAGAAAGCAGCAGTAGTTTTTCTTAATGTAAAACTTGGATGGAAAAAAAGATAAAAGGGtccctaataacctagtaaaacataggttaaatagatAAAACAACTAAGAGTCTTTGCGGAAATAAGTAAAcatggactgattaaagcccatgatgtcgaaagcctctcgatcgagtgggttaaaccactcgatcgaccaatatctcaGCAGAagctcctcgatcgaccaactgcttacttgatcgaggacttggtcaaatgcagcttactcgatcgactgaagggtagctcgatcgagcatcagggagtctagaaaccactcgatcgactagaaaactgttcgatcgagtgattttgtcttcgtttcagctcacgtcttcacccaagtgcctcgtagtgcgtgcgATGATGCTTCCAAGTGCGGTACTCTACTCTGGGACaactccgtctcctctaaatgcatgcaaaaaggacggaaaagaatgtggttccactactttcgcgatcattcctacaaaaaggacaaaatacaccaaagtagccaattcggggcaaaataccataaaaatagtatagaaaagcatagaaatacgtgctgaaataggctaaaaagactatacattaggcacgtatcaaatctccccaaaccaaacctttactcgccctcgagtaaactcaaaactaaactaatggaacggaaatgataactcagagctagcttaacttgtttacttgaaccaatttaatgcaacaaaaatcaacagttaaagctaagcagtcaatacgcaaacgaattataagctgttcagaaataaagctgacctatcgaccttgcaagaccaacaaaactggactctcacgtggtcactcttctctcatgaagcaaagggtaaatgTAGTATAtagaagagagaagaaaag is part of the Silene latifolia isolate original U9 population unplaced genomic scaffold, ASM4854445v1 scaffold_677, whole genome shotgun sequence genome and harbors:
- the LOC141639983 gene encoding uncharacterized protein LOC141639983: MWGQAVEFQASVLSVWRGVYSGTKMFRVIKKLKALKPVLKKLNHTCFSDIENTTTIVGLAPANIQKALADKPGDLGLIQQELDLASDLKELTVARDSFLSQKAKLQWSIEGDLNTSFFHHAIKKRVMMNKFFQIEDKDGKLCTEGSDIQLAFLDYYQSLLGSHEQTISVQQYVVRRGHCCTEEHGLILAQPVTIDEVKHSIFSIPNAIINFFESGQLLAQINSTVITLIPKIDRPSSVKHFRPISCCNIMYKAISKIMYNRLARVLPDIISRNQGAFVKGRSILENILICQDLFVDQMLQALNFPDQFRKLLVLCITTPSYTLNLNSSQFGFFKGNRGLRQGDHISPLIFCICMEYLTRVMEYATGKWALSTFSETSGLRVNAAKSEVVFNGVPDGVRMDIVQIRGIGARKLSYAGRLILINSVLNTLHNYWASIFLIPKGVIRRIEAICRNFFWSSESDYHRVPLIAWEKVCCRKREGGLDIKQAEVWNKATFGNLVNWIHTKASRLWVLWIDHVYLKGAEWATYQPPPDSNWNWRNICKVKYVLSAGFVEGHWQADVRGYSISSGCHWLLGPHPLIQWYNSVWASWNIPKHSMIGWMVMHKGLNTRDKLYQLQISDRDSCVICEQAIETHEHLFCSCAYGSQVIDGIESWLNRRLNGSNMNCTKLQKLVCKMALMACWYCIWHQRNQCRLSMVLTSPRKVVMEVQSMVRTRILQKIQNVVPSKDRSWLLSLGVNV